A region from the Xiphias gladius isolate SHS-SW01 ecotype Sanya breed wild chromosome 20, ASM1685928v1, whole genome shotgun sequence genome encodes:
- the coq4 gene encoding ubiquinone biosynthesis protein COQ4 homolog, mitochondrial isoform X2, whose protein sequence is MCVQQLHSSSSEFTDSCYDGLYPGHIPTTPIQKALLAIGSGVAALQDPYRHDMVAVLGETTGHLALINLRDRMRNDPEGYTILTERPRIRLSTLDLSKMASLPDGSFGREYLRFLEDNHVTPDSRADVKFVDNEELAYVMQRYREVHDLLHTLLGMPTNMLGEVAVKWFEAAQTGLPMCALGAVLGPLRLNTSRLQSLFTTLGPWAMQNGRRARCVLSIFYERRWEQNLEDLRLELNIEPPPVILGASNKRST, encoded by the exons A TGTGTGTCCAGCAGCTGCACAGTAGCAGCAGTGAGTTTACAGACAGCTGCTATGATGGGCTGTATCCAGGCCACATCCCCACCACGCCCATCCAGAAAGCCCTGTTGGCCATCGGGTCAGGTGTGGCTGCACTCCAGGACCCCTACAGACATG ACATGGTTGCAGTGCTCGGAGAGACGACAGGACACCTAGCATTGATAAATCTCAGGGACAGGATGAGAAATGACCCTGAAGGCTACACTATTCTAAC AGAAAGGCCCAGGATCCGGCTGTCTACACTTGATCTGAGCAAGATGGCCTCACTGCCTGATGGCTCTTTTGGGAGAGAATACCTCCGTTTTCTGGAGGACAAT CATGTGACCCCTGACTCAAGGGCAGATGTGAAGTTTGTGGACAATGAGGAGTTAGCTTACGTCATGCAGAGATACAGAGAGGTCCATGATTTGTTGCACACCTTACTGGGCATGCCCACCAACATGCTGG GTGAAGTGGCAGTAAAATGGTTCGAAGCTGCTCAGACGGGGCTTCCCATGTGCGCTCTTGGAGCTGTGTTGGGGCCACTTCGGCTAAATACAAG CCGTTTACAGTCACTGTTCACAACGTTGGGACCCTGGGCAATGCAGAATGGGCGGCGGGCCCGCTGCGTCCTCAGTATCTTCTACGAGCGACGATGGGAGCAGAACCTTGAAGACCTCCGACTAGAGCTCAACATCGAACCGCCTCCTGTCATACTCGGTGCATCCAACAAGAGGAGCACCTGA
- the coq4 gene encoding ubiquinone biosynthesis protein COQ4 homolog, mitochondrial isoform X1 → MWPCVGKPFQRLNQRHCVLISKVCVQQLHSSSSEFTDSCYDGLYPGHIPTTPIQKALLAIGSGVAALQDPYRHDMVAVLGETTGHLALINLRDRMRNDPEGYTILTERPRIRLSTLDLSKMASLPDGSFGREYLRFLEDNHVTPDSRADVKFVDNEELAYVMQRYREVHDLLHTLLGMPTNMLGEVAVKWFEAAQTGLPMCALGAVLGPLRLNTSRLQSLFTTLGPWAMQNGRRARCVLSIFYERRWEQNLEDLRLELNIEPPPVILGASNKRST, encoded by the exons ATGTGGCCTTGCGTTGGTAAACCTTTCCAACGCTTAAATCAGCGACATTGCGTTTTGATCTCCAAAG TGTGTGTCCAGCAGCTGCACAGTAGCAGCAGTGAGTTTACAGACAGCTGCTATGATGGGCTGTATCCAGGCCACATCCCCACCACGCCCATCCAGAAAGCCCTGTTGGCCATCGGGTCAGGTGTGGCTGCACTCCAGGACCCCTACAGACATG ACATGGTTGCAGTGCTCGGAGAGACGACAGGACACCTAGCATTGATAAATCTCAGGGACAGGATGAGAAATGACCCTGAAGGCTACACTATTCTAAC AGAAAGGCCCAGGATCCGGCTGTCTACACTTGATCTGAGCAAGATGGCCTCACTGCCTGATGGCTCTTTTGGGAGAGAATACCTCCGTTTTCTGGAGGACAAT CATGTGACCCCTGACTCAAGGGCAGATGTGAAGTTTGTGGACAATGAGGAGTTAGCTTACGTCATGCAGAGATACAGAGAGGTCCATGATTTGTTGCACACCTTACTGGGCATGCCCACCAACATGCTGG GTGAAGTGGCAGTAAAATGGTTCGAAGCTGCTCAGACGGGGCTTCCCATGTGCGCTCTTGGAGCTGTGTTGGGGCCACTTCGGCTAAATACAAG CCGTTTACAGTCACTGTTCACAACGTTGGGACCCTGGGCAATGCAGAATGGGCGGCGGGCCCGCTGCGTCCTCAGTATCTTCTACGAGCGACGATGGGAGCAGAACCTTGAAGACCTCCGACTAGAGCTCAACATCGAACCGCCTCCTGTCATACTCGGTGCATCCAACAAGAGGAGCACCTGA
- the traf2b gene encoding TNF receptor-associated factor 2: MSRMSLDCPNSLPGIPLSVLSVPMENKYKCQQCLQVLRRPVQAQCGHRFCLHCFKQLTSSGPKPCEACRQEEIYEEPVSILNSNEAFPDNAAGREIASLPARCLNQGCNWTGSIKEYETRHEGCCEFERIQCEACQTSILCTEKDRHNERECGARTVICKYCKMTFTFKDIKAHDEICLKFPLHCKDCGKKKIPREKFSDHSRICIKSKSTCPFSEVGCKSVIENGKLSDHEHSSTMEHLHLLLPMVLSVARAHAEAPDPGEWQEDSGLGLYRAPEEGVTTGAGTAASAQSVDLEKKVNALENIVCVLNREVERSSVTLEAFSHQHRLDQEKIENLSNKVRQLERTLTMRDLQLSETEQLVRELQFCTYDGIFVWKISDFSRRRQDAVAGRTPAMFSPAFYSSKYGYKMCLRLYLNGDGTGRGTHLSLFFVVMRGKCDALLKWPFSQKVTLMLLDQNNREHIIDAFRPDITSTSFQRPISEMNIASGCPLFCPLAKLAGKSPYLRDDTIFIKAIVDLTGL, from the exons ATGTCCCGAATGTCATTGGACTGTCCCAACTCTTTACCAGGGATCCCCCTCAGTGTGCTGTCAGTGCCCATGgagaataaatacaaatgtcaGCAGTGTCTCCAGGTTCTAAGGAGGCCTGTCCAGGCTCAGTGCGGCCACCGCTTCTGTTTACACTGCTTCAAGCAGCTCACCAG ttcTGGCCCAAAGCCTTGTGAAGCCTGTCGTCAAGAGGAAATATATGAGGAGCCTGTTTCCATTCTGAATAGCAATGAG GCATTTCCAGACAATGCAGCAGGTCGAGAGATTGCAAGCCTGCCAGCCAGATGTTTGAACCAGGGCTGCAATTGGACAGGCTCAATAAAAGAGTATGAG ACTCGGCACGAAGGTTGCTGTGAATTTGAGCGGATACAGTGCGAGGCCTGCCAAACCTCAATCCTTTGCACAGAGAAGGACCGACACAATGAGAGAGAATGTGGGGCAAGAACAGTCATCTGCAAATACTGCAAAATGACCTTCACCTTTAAAGACAtcaag GCCCATGATGAGATCTGCCTGAAGTTTCCCTTACATTGCAAGGACTGTGGCAAGAAGAAGATTCCCAGAGAAAAG TTCAGCGATCACAGCAGGATCTGCATCAAGTCAAAGAGCACCTGCCCATTCAGTGAAGTGGGCTGCAAATCTGTG ATAGAGAACGGCAAGCTCAGCGACCATGAGCACAGCAGCACCATGGAGCACTTGCATCTGCTGCTGCCCATGGTGCTGTCCGTGGCTCGGGCACATGCAGAGGCTCCTGATCCCGGGGAGTGGCAGGAGGACTCTGGTCTGGGCCTGTATAGGGCTCCTGAGGAGGGAGTCACCACGGGCGCCGGAACCGCAGCCTCCGCACAGTCTGTGGACCTGGAGAAAAAG GTGAATGCTTTagaaaacattgtgtgtgtccTTAACCGGGAGGTGGAGCGCAGTTCAGTTACATTGGAGGCTTTCTCACATCAACATCGTTTAGACCAAGAAAAGATTGAAAATCTGTCTAACAAAGTACGGCAGCTGGAGAGGACACTGACCATGAGAGACTTGCAGCTGTCAGAGACTGAACAGCTGGTGCGAGAACTCCAGTTCTGCACCTATGACGGGATATTTGTCTGGAAAATCTCGGACTTCTCACGCCGCAGACAGGATGCTGTGGCCGGTCGAACACCTGCAATGTTCTCACCTG CATTTTACTCCAGCAAATACGGCTACAAAATGTGTCTGAGGCTGTATTTGAACGGCGATGGGACGGGCCGAGGAACACACCTTTCACTGTTCTTTGTGGTCATGAGGGGCAAGTGTGATGCTCTGCTCAAATGGCCATTCAGTCAGAAG gtGACTCTAATGCTCTTGGATCAGAACAACAGGGAGCACATTATCGATGCTTTCCGCCCTGacatcacctccacctccttccaGCGGCCGATCAGTGAGATGAACATCGCCAGCGGCTGCCCGCTCTTCTGTCCGCTGGCTAAACTGGCGGGCAAGAGCCCCTATCTGAGAgatgacacaattttcattaaAGCCATTGTAGACCTCACTGGCTTATAG
- the fbxw5 gene encoding F-box/WD repeat-containing protein 5 — MECGQVLPDSLVLEIFLRLPHDAVLRAGLTCRQWLAVSRDEFLWRELFYSYYRIPRSVPRHPAAVSWYREFKRLFDCIPCVEVQTLKEHSDQVLHLAFSHSGHRFSSCSKDCTVKLWDAERPDGNISLVHSSSMQQFNWGYTQFSQFNADDSLLLVSGVFLDPHHSSFGEIAVISLANYTHLSRVTNKPYDVFGCWLNETHLISGNLRWTDNVTCSVLRLHNIIQDIESKNVNVVKHLFQIQNINASTIRTVMVAHCRRHDNPDLLLDYEAQSQAQRQKGLQQQHQPLLFDLGTSGSEEEDEEEDEEEDEEEDEEEEEEEEEECQREARCPGLSTACLPQPTISTLEHVIQSRKNVGSTELEVETPVAQTMGRAHTKAPDTNLIEPSEPGEGEDKTYLLFTTGSLTYSPHQIGIKRIKPDQMTTGGPVPGEEQSQNEILDSLDHVIDIHGHIIGMGLSPDHRYLYVNSRAWPAGCVISDPMSPPPIAEEIDLHVIDLKSLREERRSLRAHRAFTPNDECFFIFLDVSRDFVASGAEDKHGYIWDRHYNICLARLAHDDVVNSVAFSPANQELLLSASDDSTIKVWRSPRTVSLAQAPARPPRPRNLLSSWLSRNKNYASASSVNGKP; from the exons ATGGAGTGTGGCCAAGTTCTGCCAGATAGCCTGGTGTTGGAGATCTTCCTGCGTCTGCCCCATGATGCTGTGCTGAGAGCTGGTCTGACGTGCAGACAGTGGCTGGCGGTCTCCAGAGATGAGTTCCTGTGGAGGGAGCTGTTCTACAGCTACTACCGCATCCCCCGCTCTGTACCCCGACACCCAG CGGCTGTGTCGTGGTACAGGGAGTTCAAGCGTCTGTTTGACTGTATCCCCTGTGTGGAGGTTCAGACACTGAAAGAGCACAGCGATCAAGTCCTCCACCTGGCTTTCTCTCACAGTGGTCACCggttctcctcctgctccaaaGACTGCACTGTTAAG CTGTGGGACGCGGAGCGGCCGGATGGTAATATCTCATTGGTGCACAGCTCCAGCATGCAGCAGTTCAACTGGGGCTACACCCAGTTCTCCCAGTTCAATGCTGATGACAGCCTGCTGCTTGTGTCTGGTGTTTTCCTGGACCCACACCACTCCTCTTTTGGGGAAATTGCAGTCATCAGTCTGG CTAATTACACACACTTGTCACGGGTGACGAACAAACCATACGATGTGTTTGGCTGCTGGCTGAATGAGACCCACCTGATCTCTGGGAACCTGCGCTGGACGGACAACGTGACCTGTTCTGTGCTCAGGCTCCATAACATCATCCAG GATATTGAATCAAAGAACGTCAACGTGGTCAAGCACCTTTTCCAGATACAGAACATCAATGCCAGCACCATCCGCACAGTGATGGTGGCCCACTGCCGTCGTCATGACAACCCGGACTTGTTGCTGGACTACGAGGCCCAATCTCAGGCTCAAAGGCAGAAggggctgcagcagcagcaccagccaCTCCTCTTTGACCTGGGAACCTCTGGCAGTGAGGAAGAAGACGAGGAAGAAGACGAGGAAGAAGACgaggaagaagacgaagaagaagaggaggaggaagaggaggagtgtcAGAGGGAAGCGAGGTGTCCCGGCCTCTCCACTGCCTGCCTCCCCCAGCCCACCATCTCGACCCTGGAGCACGTCATACAG AGTCGTAAAAATGTAGGGTCCACGGAGCTGGAGGTTGAGACCCCGGTGGCCCAAACGATGGGCAGAGCCCACACGAAAGCACCTGACACCAACCTCATTGAGCCGTCTGAGCCTGGGGAAGGAGAAGACAAAACTTACTTACTCTTCACCACCGGCAGCCTTACATACTCGCCTCACCAGATAG GTATTAAGCGGATCAAGCCTGACCAGATGACGACTGGTGGTCCTGTCCCTGGCGAAGAGCAAAGTCAAAATGAGATTTTGGATTCCCTGGACCACGTCATTGATATCCATGGACACATTATTGGCATGGGCCTTTCTCCAGACCACAG GTACCTTTATGTGAACAGCCGGGCCTGGCCAGCCGGATGTGTGATCTCTGACCCCATGTCTCCGCCTCCCATTGCAGAGGAGATAGACCTGCATGTCATCGACCTTAAGAGtttgagagaggagagaaggagtcTGCGTGCTCACCGAGCCTTCACTCCTAACGACGAGTGCTTCTTTATCTTCCTCGACGTCAGCAGAGACTTTGTCGCCAG TGGAGCTGAAGACAAGCACGGCTACATCTGGGACCGCCACTACAACATCTGTCTGGCACGTCTGGCTCACGATGACGTGGTGAACTCGGTGGCGTTCAGCCCCGCCAACCAGGAGCTGCTGCTGTCCGCCAGCGATGACTCTACCATTAAGGTGTGGCGTTCACCGCGCACGGTCAGCCTAGCGCAGGCCCCAGCCCGGCCACCTAGGCCCCGCAACCTCCTGTCGTCCTGGCTGAGCCGCAACAAGAACTACGCGTCTGCCAGCAGCGTCAATGGAAAACCATGA
- the LOC120806697 gene encoding PR domain zinc finger protein 12-like, whose translation MGSVLPADALALKSGFKCPSRSLSDVITSDILHSFLYGRWRNVLGEHLAEERQSGGGGVAEVQKLSSLVLPSEVIIAQSSIPGEGLGIFSKTWIKAGTEMGPFTGRVLSPEHVDLLKNNNLMWEVFNEDGTVRYFIDASQEDQRSWMTYIKCARNEQEQNLEVVQIGSSIFYKAVETIPPDQELLVWYGNTHNTFLGIPGVPGTDEEHQKKSRNDDSHSCEGHSSCSPSSSSSSSSSATTAGRMRCVICHRGFNSRSNLRSHMRIHTLDKPFVCRFCNRRFSQSSTLRNHVRLHTGERPYKCHVCQSAYSQLAGLRAHQKSARHKPVVPGADVPSQVSPPPPQLTAMPHQHQMPLVHHIPTMVL comes from the exons ATGGGCTCCGTGCTGCCCGCCGACGCTCTGGCTCTCAAGTCTGGATTTAAGTGCCCGAGCCGCTCGCTGTCGGACGTGATCACCTCAGACATCCTGCACAGTTTCCTGTACGGCAGGTGGAGGAACGTGCTGGGCGAACACCTGGCGGAGGAGCGGCagagcggcggcggcggcgttgcgg AGGTGCAGAAGCTGTCCAGCCTGGTGCTGCCCAGCGAGGTGATCATCGCCCAGAGCTCGATCCCAGGGGAGGGCCTGGGCATCTTCTCCAAGACCTGGATCAAAGCCGGAACCGAGATGGGCCCTTTCACGGGGAGAGTCCTGTCCCCTGAACACGTGGACCTGCTCAAGAATAACAACCTCATGTGGGAG GTGTTCAATGAGGACGGCACCGTGCGTTATTTCATCGACGCCAGTCAGGAGGATCAGCGCAGCTGGATGACCTACATAAAGTGCGCCCGGAACGAGCAGGAGCAAAATCTGGAAGTTGTTCAGATCGGCAGCAGCATCTTCTACAAGGCTGTGGAG ACCATCCCACCGGACCAGGAGCTTCTCGTCTGgtatggaaacacacacaacacattccTGGGAATCCCTGGAGTTCCTGGAACAGATGAAGAGCACCAGAAGAAAAGCAGGAATG ATGACTCCCACTCGTGTGAAGGCCATTCCTCGtgctccccttcctcctcctcctcgtcctcctcctccgccaccACCGCCGGGCGCATGCGCTGCGTCATCTGCCACCGCGGCTTCAACTCCCGCAGCAACCTGCGCTCCCACATGCGCATCCACACCTTGGACAAGCCCTTCGTGTGCCGCTTCTGCAACCGCCGCTTCAGCCAGTCGTCCACGCTCCGCAACCACGTCCGCCTGCACACCGGCGAGCGGCCCTACAAGTGCCACGTCTGTCAGAGCGCCTACTCCCAGCTGGCGGGCCTTCGGGCTCACCAGAAGAGCGCGCGGCACAAACCGGTGGTGCCGGGCGCCGACGTGCCCTCCCAGGTGTCCCCGCCTCCCCCACAGCTCACGGCCATGCCTCACCAGCACCAGATGCCCCTGGTGCACCACATCCCCACGATGGTGCTATGA